TGAAGTTAATTCACTAATCAATTTAATCAGTTCATGCAAGCCAATGTCTTGAAACTCATTTGCATCTAATACCTGCAATCCTTCAATCACATCTTTTTCAGGCTCAAACTTCAAATCAATTTTTTTCCCGTGAGGATGAGGAATTGTCTGTTTTTGAATCATTTCCGCAGCAAGCAGGGAAAGAACCGTGTCGGTTGCAAGTAAATAGACTTCCAAATCATCCTTTTCCGTTTCAGCGATTTTTATCAGACTGGAAATTTCAGCGCAGCAAGTAGCAAGATTATTGGAAATCCAGTCTATAAATGGTTTGTGTCCTTTTACTGCATTGATATTTTTCATAACTCCAGCATTGTCCCAATTTGAATGCGGTTCATTGATCAATGCTCCTTTTTTGCCTGTGGTTTTTGGTTTGACAATGGCATCGGTATTATTTGCTTCAGCAAAGTTGTTAAAAAGCGATGTGCCGACAGTTGTGATAATTTTTTTCATTAAACCCTCCCCATAAAAGTGATCCCAAAGCCTTGGCGCTTTGTCTCCTCTGTTTCGGAAATCGAAACTCCATGAAAATTCGGGACAAAATCCAAGAGATTCTTTTGATTTGTAATTTCTATAATAAATATGCTTCCGGCAGGAACGAAGCGTCTTAAAGGCTTCGGATGATCCTTTTGAATATCAAAACCGCCAATGTGCAGAGGCTTCCCGATTGCTGCGGCAACAAGTTTTAATCCCTCTGGTAATGTCGGTTTCCATCCTTCGGTAAAATACGAAGGTGTAAGAAGGTAAAGTTTGAATCGCTTTGAATTGTATCCTTGAAATATTTCTTGAGGGTCCGGTTTTATGAATGGTATTTCGTGTTCGGAAAGTTCGACGGTTTTTCCTTCTCCGCCAAATCTCATCAAAGCCGATGGGATTTCTAAATCTGAAAATTCCACAATGATTTCGAGCCGATTGTTGTCATAATCGGCCAAACGGCTCAGTCCAACCCGGTAAAGCATTCCATCATCACTTGCGTGTGTTTGATTATTCTGTCCCACTCCGACTTTTGGTTCCGAGCTAATAACAGTTTTCCAATATGAGGTAGGAATTTCTCCCGTCAAATATGCTTCAAGCTCGGATGCTTCTAAAAATCCGTTCTCAATATTTTCAAATTGGCCGTTTTGAGGTGTAATTAAAATTTCTTCCGTTTCAGAGTTTGAAAACCCGAATTCTTTTTCAGGCTTAAGAACCGTTATCTCATTGTTGTCTTTATTTTCTAAAATATCAAAAGGAATTGGAAAAAGATTTCCACCGTTATAATGAAAATAAATTTGATTAATATTCAATTTTAACGTTTCATCATACTTGGATTTATTTAATTCTTGTTGACTTTTCAGCTTTGAAAAGCGGTCTATATGATTTGAAAAATAAGCCGTTCTTAGTGCACCGTAAATTACGGTGGGCGGCGGCGGAAAAATGCCATTTGCCCAACTTTCGTCCCCCATTGAAAACGGCCTTCCGTCTCGGAAAAACAATGTATCGAGCGCGGTAAGTTTAAGTGTTTTAGTCATCATCGGAG
Above is a window of Chloroherpeton thalassium ATCC 35110 DNA encoding:
- the cmr3 gene encoding type III-B CRISPR module-associated protein Cmr3, yielding MMTKTLKLTALDTLFFRDGRPFSMGDESWANGIFPPPPTVIYGALRTAYFSNHIDRFSKLKSQQELNKSKYDETLKLNINQIYFHYNGGNLFPIPFDILENKDNNEITVLKPEKEFGFSNSETEEILITPQNGQFENIENGFLEASELEAYLTGEIPTSYWKTVISSEPKVGVGQNNQTHASDDGMLYRVGLSRLADYDNNRLEIIVEFSDLEIPSALMRFGGEGKTVELSEHEIPFIKPDPQEIFQGYNSKRFKLYLLTPSYFTEGWKPTLPEGLKLVAAAIGKPLHIGGFDIQKDHPKPLRRFVPAGSIFIIEITNQKNLLDFVPNFHGVSISETEETKRQGFGITFMGRV